GATGATGAAGATCGTGCTTATCCATTGCCTTCACTGTCTTAGTAAATAAGGAGGAAGGATTGAGAACCGTTGCTCCAAGTATTCCGACCGCACCTGCGGCTCCCCACTTCAGGATATCACGTCTAGAAACGGGCTTCTGGGAATCAAAAGACATAAATATACACTCTCCATTCTTGTATCAAGCTAATATTCTTTACCTAAGGCAACTTATTGTTCAAAAAAATATATTATGGCTTTAGGACAAAATGTTTCCTTAGTGCAAAATTATCTAATAAGACTATATGACAGGAAGTGGTATTTGTAAACCCTCAATTTTAGTGAAAATTTACTCGATATCTGAAAATTAATTAGGCAACAAGCAAAAAAACCGCGCAGATTGAATTCAATCTGCGCGGTTTTTTGATCTTACAGCCGAGCCCTTATAACAATTACCTAAATTCAATTATTCACCTTCTGGAGCCTTAGTCTTTTTCACGAAGAAGGCAAGCACCAATGCGAAGATGGCGAAGAACATACCGATGTAGAAGGAATTATGAATACCAGCGCTTAACGCTTTAGCTAGCTCTGTCGTTGAAGTCGGATCCTCTGAATTAGCCAAATAATCTTTCTGCCCCGCTGACATAATACTAATAAAGAAAGCAACCCCTATTGCACCAGACACCTGCTGAAGGGTATTAAAAATCGCCGTACCATGTGGGTAGTATTTTCTTGGTAGCTGGTTTAGACCATTCGTCTGTGCAGGCATCATAATCATGGAGATGGCAACCATCATAATACAGTGATAGAAAATGAGTGTTCCACTACCCGTTTCAAGATCAATACGGGTAAACAGCCACATCACAAGGACGAGAATAGCTGCTCCTGGTATTACAAGCACACGAGGACCGAACTTATCGAATAGCTTACCTGTCACTGGGGAAAGGAAACCATTAAGTATTCCACCTGGGAGCAATAAAAGTCCCGCAGCGAATGCGGTCATCATTAATCCTTGCTGCAAGAAAATCGGTAATAACAGCATCGTTGAGAACAATGCCATCATAACGATAATGATTAATACCGTGCTTAATGAGAACATTGGAGACAAGAAAGCTCTAAGATTCAGCATCGGCTCTTTCGACACAAGCTGTCTCCAGATGAATAGCAGCAATGCAATACCACCGACAATAAGCGTGATATATACTTCTGGATCTGACCAGCCTTTTTCACCTGAGCTACTGAAGCCGTATACGATACCACCGAAACCAATTGTGGACAGGATAATCGATATGATATCTACTTTAGGCTTGGTTACTTCGGATACGTTCTTTAAGTAAATAGCTGCAATAACAACAGAAAGCAATGCAAAAGGAAGTACAAAATAGAACAGCCATGGCCACTCGAACTTTTCAAGAATTAAGCCGGACAATGTCGGTCCGATTGCTGGAGCGAACATGATAACAAGACCGATACTTCCCATTGCGGCTCCACGTTTCTCAGGTGGATACAGAATGAGGATTGTGTTCATCATTACTGGAAGCATAAGGCCTGTCCCGAACGCCTGAATGATTCTTCCGATTAGCAATACAGGGAAATCAACTGCAAGTGCACAGACTAGCGTTCCGGCTGAAAATAATATCATAGCGCCAAGGAACATCTGCCTCGTCGTAAACCATTGTACCAGTAAAGCCGAAATCGGAATTAGGATACCTACGACCAGCATGTAGCTTGTTGATAGCCACTGGATCGTTGAATACGGTACATTCAAATCAAGTGTCATGTCAACCAATGCGATATTCAATAATGTTTCGTTTAGAATGGAGAAGAATGCACCGATGACAAGTGTAATTAATATCGGTAATCGTTTAATGTTGCCTAAATCTTTATACTGTGACTTTACTTCAGAGCCTGGGTTATTCACTTCATATCCTCCAATATCCAATAAGCTTCTTTTTTAGTTTTTACTGTGCATCTTATAAGCAAATAGATGGTTTGTTTAAGCTTTGCCACAACTAAGGTAAATATCTCTCTTTGATGACATGCAAATGATGGAGCTCATGTCCGGCAAGGATGTAAGCTAGTGCTCTTACAGAAATCCTAGTATCATTAGCAATGCCAACCCTTAAATATGCTTCCTCCTTCAAGCCACGAGCTAACGTAATTGTTGACCTACGCACGGCTATGTAATCCTCAATAAGCTCTGTTAAAGTAAGTGCATGGAAATTCGCACCCTTTATCAAAGCATCTTGATCGTAGCCCGCATGAGGAGTTTGATCCCCTCTGGCAATTCTGAGTAAACGATAGCTCATAATGCGCTCATTGTCGTTGATATGCCCGATTACTTCCTTCAAGCTCCATTTGTCAGGCGCATAACGATAATCACCCTTCGACTCAGGGATGTCGGATAGAAACGTAGAAGTCGTCTCAAGAAGGCCCTGGAGCACGTCCAAGATATCTCCATCCCCCACTAAGTTTACATACCTTTCATAGTAAGGAGCATATTCTTCACTTGCAGGTCGATTGCTCATTTTGCGTCAGCTTCCTCTCTGATGTACATTAATTGTTAAACCTCTGACGATAGCCGCATTTGCGGCATAATTCCTCTACAACTTCTCTTCTAGAAAATCCATCGTACAGCTTAGTTGCTCGTTCGCCCTCAATGATTTCGGAAAAAGGAGTTTTGTTTATGTTACCTAAGTTAATAACGCCCTCCCCATCAAGACAGCAAGGAATAACCGTGCCATCAACGAGGACACCGGCCTGATTACGAAGCGCATGGCAGAAGCCTTTGCTTTCATCTTCCTTTTCCTTCAAGTCTGGCCATACGAATTCTTCCTCATGGTTCAAGTAAATCCTATCCGCAATCTTAATACCCTTGCCCCTTACAAAATGCTCCTCGATCTTATAATCAAGATCGAATGCTTTCTCAATCTTCTCCAGAATTTCACGATTGCGATCATTTTCCAGATTAGTTGTATTGTCTTGCGTTAGATTCCACAATCTTAAAGAAATGAGAATATCAGAGGTCGCCACGGCTTCCTTCGCAAAATCAAGAACGCTCGTTACATATCCTTCTTTATCAACAGAACCCTCGTGACCGTCAAAGCTGTGCAAGGAAAAATTGATTTGTCTCAGAGCCGGCTTACCCAGAATCTTCGACTTAGCCTTATGCAGCAGTGTACCATTAGAGGTTAGATTCACCTTGAACCCTTTCTGATGACTGATATCGAGCAGCTCGTCGATTTTAGGATGAAGCATAGGTTCGCCTTTGACGTGGAAATAAATATATTCAGCATGTCCTTTAATTTGGTCCAATGTATTCGTAAAAGCATCTACCTTAATAAAATTGGCTTGACGCTTTGTCGGAGGACAGAAAGAGCAAGAAAGGTTACAAATGCTCGTAATTTCGATGTAAAACTTTTTGAATTTCTTCAATTTAGCAAAGCTCCAATCCATATAGCCCTTGAATGATGCTCCTATTATAGCATAAGTACAAATTGGAAACTTAGGCTGAAAGAACTTCTTATACGAAAATATTCGCGCAACACCAGCAAAAAATCAAACAAAAGAAGCAATCCAAAGCTAGAAATTTTAGCTCTGGACCGCTTCCTATTGTACATATTCGTTATTAAATGCTTTTGTACTCGTTAACTGGAAGTCCTTTAACACCCGGCTTATAGCGGAAGCAGCTGCCAGCTAGAGGCTCTTCGCGCAATTGCTCTTCACTCAAGCCCTCTCTAGCAGAGGTAATGTATAGCTCATCCAGCTGTTCCCCACCGAAGCAGCAGGAAGTCACTTGGGAGACAGGTAGATTAATTTGGTCAATCTGCTCACCTGTATTAGGATTCCAACGGGTGACGCAATTGCCCTCCCAATGTGCAACCCAGATCATCCCCTCAGCGTCTACAGTCATACCATCAGGATAACCCTGACCCTCTGACAGCTTAACGATGATCTTCTTATCGGCAATGGCACCAGTAGCCGGGTTGTAGCTAAACCGCTGAACCTCACGGGCAGAATTCGTATCAATATAATACATCTCGCTATCATCCAGGCTCCAGCCCAGTCCGTTGGAACAGTTTATGTCTGTAAGCACCTTGCGGACGGTTCCATCACTCTCCAAGCTATACAGAGCTCCTGTGCCTTCCTCACCCTGCAAGGACATCGACCCTGCCCAGAATCGTCCAGATCGATCGCATTTGCCATCATTAAACCGGTTGTTCGCAAGCTGCTCTTCCGGATTTACGATTTTCTCAAACTTTCCACTGACAACATCCAAGAAATAAAAACCATCCTTTAATGCGCACAATAGGCGACCCTGTCCAGCAGGTACCGCTGCTCCAACATATTGTTCAGCCTGGATTGTCCATTGCTCATTAGTTTCTGGTTTATAGAATCGAATCTGCTTTTCTATAATATCTACCCAATAGAAGGTTTTTTCGGCTGCTAGCCATACTGGACCTTCTCCCAAAGTAGATATTGTTCCCTCGATGACTTCAAGTCCCTTTTGCACAGCTACATCTCCCCAAGATCCCAAGATCAAATGTTTTATCCTCGTTCAGCAACCATTCGATTCGTTAAAGATCCCAGCTTCTCAATCTCGATAGTGACCAAGTCCCCTGCCTGCAAGTAAACTTGCTTCTCTGGCGGGTAACCCATTACAACCCCTTCTGGCGTTCCCGTTAGGATGATATCACCAGGCGTTAATGTAAAATGCTGCGAAATATAGCTAACAATCTCATCGCAAGCGAAAATCATATCGGATGTATTGGAATTCTGTCTTACTTCACCGTTAACGAATGATTTGATTTCTAGATTGTTAGGATCTCCTACTTCGTCAGCGGTTACCAGATAAGGTCCGAGTGGCGAAAATCCGTCGCAGGTTTTGCCTAGCAGCCACTGTTGTGTTCTCATTTGCAAATCACGTGCCGACAAATCATTAACATTACAATACCCGTATACGTGGCTTAAAGCTGCTTCCTTCGTCACATACTTAGCATTTTTACCGATGACGATAACAAGCTCAGCTTCATAATCTACCTTCTCAGTGACTCTTGGTAGCTCAATCTCATCGCCATCTGCAGACAAAGTATTATTAAATTTATTAAACAAAATCGGATACTCTGGTATAGCCATGTTCGTTTCCTTCGCATGCTTCCGATAGTTCAAACCCACACAGATGATTTTGTTAGGGTGCGTGACACAAGGTCCCAGCTTTAAGCTTTCTTCCTCCAACCAGCTATTAGAAGCTTCTGGAGCACTTTCTGCTTGATCCACGAGCTTCTGAAGAGCAGCTTGACCCGCATCCCCTTGCTCAATCGCTTCGTGTATCGTTGTTGGAACTTCAGTTACAGATAATTGCGTTGAAGCGGAAAGAACATCGAGAATACCTTTGTCTGTTTTGATTCCTAAACGATAGTCATTATTTTGCTGGAAAGTGAGTAGCTTCATGAGTATACACAACCATTCTTATTATAATGTATGAAACATAATCTTTCTATTATTGGCGATGGGATAGTAGTTTTGCGAGTTGGAGTACCTCACGTTTTGCCAGCTCTTGCTTGCTTTCCCATCTATGCTGAGGAATCGAGCAGCTAACTGCCGCAATAACCTCATTGTTAGAACCATAAATCGGTGCTGCGACGCAGCTAAAGCCATTGACCGCTTCTTCCAGATCTAACGCATAACCAGCAAGCTGAGTGTCCTTAAGCTTGTTCAGTAAAACAGATCTTGTCGTTATCGTGTTGGTTGTAAAATTGGGCAGCTGCTCCTCCGGATATAACGCTATCAGCTCTTCCTCGGTTTTTACCGAAAGCATTGCCTTTCCAAGCGCAGTCACAGACGCAGGCCAGCACATTCCTGGCTCTGATGCCAGCTTAATTGGAGAAGGTGCTTCTTCTTTAGCCAGATAAAATACCTGATCCCCTTCTAGCCTACCGAGCTGAAACGTTTCCTCTACCCGTTGCTTAACTATAGAAGCCTCACGATGAAAATCTGAGATCAGATCAAATTGTCTAAAGTAGACGCTTCCAATTCGACCAAAGAAAGAGCCTAAGCTGTACGTATCACCCAAATCGCGCTTAAGCCAGCCCAGCTTCTCCATCGTGTGAAGAAGGGAAAACATCGAGCTCTTATGGATATCCAGCTCTCGTGAAATATCCATCAGCTTGAGGCTTGACGGCTGTGAGGCTACAAGATTGATGATCCGATTGGCTTTATCCAGCGCGGGGACTCCGTATTTATTTTCTTTTTCTATTGCAAATCCGCCCCTATGGTTTTCTATGGAAAACCTAGTTTTCAAATCTTCATAAATTATATCATCGACTCCTGAGACGGTCAATTCAAGTTTATTCCTGCTATCTCCGTAACTTTTCCAGTTTTCTTGCGTTACTTATACAGAAGGAGGCGCTTCAATGAGGCACTTGGCCATCGTAGCAACCGTAATCAGAAGACTAATCATAGTCGTATTTGCCATCATACTGATCCCGAAAGCTATAGAATATATCCCACAAAGCGACAAGGGGGGCCCTGACAATATTAAAGCATTAGCACAGGACGGTCCCGTTACGCAGTATGAAATAAATAAATCATTTGAAATAGACAAAGACAAATTTACCGTTGATACTCTCTTCGTTACACCCAAACAGGTCGTCATCCACTATACTTACCGCACGAAAGAACCAAGCGGATGGTCCTTTCCAAGCTCAGCTATTAAATTATTTGAATCCAATGGAGAAGAGCTTGTTATGGATTCTTCAGGTAACGACGGGAGACCGTGGGGTTCTACAGGATTGATCTATTATAGCGCCTTAAAGAACACCAGCTCGAGCTTGAGTCTGAAATATGAGTGGTATGATCGTCAAGCAACGCTAGACCTCCCTCTAATAGATAAGGAGGGGGAGGGAAAATGAGAAGAAAAACGATTATCACTACTGTGGAGTGGTGTATTGCCATCCTACTCGTCTTTCTTTACTTCAAAGAGGGGCACACTATGAATGGAAGCTTAACTGCAGCTAAAGCCCATCAGCTGTCTGAAAGAAGCTATCATTATGGTCCCTCCCAAATCGTCAGGGAAGTCCCTTATGGCAAGGATACTGTCATTTTTTTAGGTTTATACAAGGATTGGTTTTCTGCGGACACGTCTGTTAAGCAACGGATGGGGTGGTATCCAGGCGGGGGTGTTTCAGGTGTTGCCATCGACAAGAGCAAACCGCTTACTTACTTCTGGGAGATCTCACAGCTTAATAAGACGCTCCGACTAGGGAAATTTTTCGGTTATGTTTCCGATCCTAAAATCACTACAGTCGTTCTAAACATGGTTTATCTTAACGATAAGCGGGAAGAGTTAAATAAGACCATTGAGCTACGTGAAAGCATTAAGGAAGACCGAATGTTCTTATTCTTATGGAATGAGCTCGAAAATCAATATCGCTGGAAGTCCATACAAGGAATGGACGACGAGGGAAAGGTTCTGTATGAGTATTCATTTGAGTAGGTCTAAAAAGCCATCAATTCCACGATAGTGTGGGCTTGATGGCTTTTCTCGTTGAAAAAAACGCTAAAATGTTATATCCCAAAGGCTTCAGCAACATGACGGTAGGACTGAACTCTTTTGTCAAAATCATGGATATGTGAAACGATCATCAGCTCATCTAGATGCATACGATCCGCATAACGCTTAAGCGCTTCCTTAACCTGACCAGGTGTGCCGATGAACCGTCTTGACCGCATCTGCTCAATCATCTGCAGCTCTACTGGTTGATACGGATAGTCTACTGCAGATTGCACCGATGGCAAGTAGCCAAGCTCCTGTCCGCTTAATAGCTTGAGGAAAAATAGCTCATTGCTCTTAGCGAGAAGACGAGCTTCCTCCTCCGTGTCACTGCAAATAACCATAACAGCGGCTAGCGCTTTGGGCTTGCTATTGTAAACCGACGGTCGGAAATAGGCAAAATAATGCTGGAGCGCTTCATCGCCAGCAGCTCCGAAAAACTGGGCAAAAGCATAAGCAGTCCCCTGCTCTGCCGCTATTTTAGCACTACCGTCGCTGGAGCCAAGCAGCCATAATTCTGGAACCGTTTCTGTCTGTGGGAATGCTCGCAATCCTGCAAAACGATGACTAGCCGGGTTCCTATCGTAAAGGTAATCGTTCAAATCCGTCACCTGCTGCGGATACAAATCAATATCTACACGTTTGTGCTCCTGCAACGCACGAGTCGCGATTGGCATTCCGCCAGGTGCCCGACCAAGGCCGACATCGATGCGACCGGGATGGAGCGCTTCCAACAGCTTGAAGTTTTCGGCAACTTTATATGAGCTATAATGCGCGAGCATTATTCCACCCGATCCAACCTTTATGGATTCTGTATGGGCGGCGATATGTGCAATGAGAACCTCTGGACTTGAGGAGGCTAAAGCTTGGGAGCCATGATGCTCAGACACCCAGAAGCGATGATACCCCATCTTCTCCGTTTCTTGGGCAAGCGCAACCGTTTCATTCAGCGCATCCTTCACGGTTCTTCCTTCATTTACATGGGAATGGTCAAGCACGCTCAATTTCATCGCTGTCTAACGCCCCTTTCTCCGTCGACCTAATTATACAAGCATAAACGGCTGACGCCGTCCTTTCACGGCGTTCAACGTTTATGTCGAGCGATCAGATGAGTATAAAGACATTGAAATTTATACTTTCTGATCGTACAAAAAAGCCCGCAGCAAAGCGCGGGCTCTCATCATCAAATTAACGTTTGTTGAAGATGTCCGTGAGAACAGGTACGATTTGTGATTTACGTGAAACAACGCCTTTAAGCACTGCTTTGTTGTCT
This portion of the Cohnella abietis genome encodes:
- a CDS encoding IclR family transcriptional regulator — its product is MKTRFSIENHRGGFAIEKENKYGVPALDKANRIINLVASQPSSLKLMDISRELDIHKSSMFSLLHTMEKLGWLKRDLGDTYSLGSFFGRIGSVYFRQFDLISDFHREASIVKQRVEETFQLGRLEGDQVFYLAKEEAPSPIKLASEPGMCWPASVTALGKAMLSVKTEEELIALYPEEQLPNFTTNTITTRSVLLNKLKDTQLAGYALDLEEAVNGFSCVAAPIYGSNNEVIAAVSCSIPQHRWESKQELAKREVLQLAKLLSHRQ
- a CDS encoding SMP-30/gluconolactonase/LRE family protein; the protein is MQKGLEVIEGTISTLGEGPVWLAAEKTFYWVDIIEKQIRFYKPETNEQWTIQAEQYVGAAVPAGQGRLLCALKDGFYFLDVVSGKFEKIVNPEEQLANNRFNDGKCDRSGRFWAGSMSLQGEEGTGALYSLESDGTVRKVLTDINCSNGLGWSLDDSEMYYIDTNSAREVQRFSYNPATGAIADKKIIVKLSEGQGYPDGMTVDAEGMIWVAHWEGNCVTRWNPNTGEQIDQINLPVSQVTSCCFGGEQLDELYITSAREGLSEEQLREEPLAGSCFRYKPGVKGLPVNEYKSI
- a CDS encoding MDR family MFS transporter, producing the protein MNNPGSEVKSQYKDLGNIKRLPILITLVIGAFFSILNETLLNIALVDMTLDLNVPYSTIQWLSTSYMLVVGILIPISALLVQWFTTRQMFLGAMILFSAGTLVCALAVDFPVLLIGRIIQAFGTGLMLPVMMNTILILYPPEKRGAAMGSIGLVIMFAPAIGPTLSGLILEKFEWPWLFYFVLPFALLSVVIAAIYLKNVSEVTKPKVDIISIILSTIGFGGIVYGFSSSGEKGWSDPEVYITLIVGGIALLLFIWRQLVSKEPMLNLRAFLSPMFSLSTVLIIIVMMALFSTMLLLPIFLQQGLMMTAFAAGLLLLPGGILNGFLSPVTGKLFDKFGPRVLVIPGAAILVLVMWLFTRIDLETGSGTLIFYHCIMMVAISMIMMPAQTNGLNQLPRKYYPHGTAIFNTLQQVSGAIGVAFFISIMSAGQKDYLANSEDPTSTTELAKALSAGIHNSFYIGMFFAIFALVLAFFVKKTKAPEGE
- a CDS encoding LLM class flavin-dependent oxidoreductase — encoded protein: MKLSVLDHSHVNEGRTVKDALNETVALAQETEKMGYHRFWVSEHHGSQALASSSPEVLIAHIAAHTESIKVGSGGIMLAHYSSYKVAENFKLLEALHPGRIDVGLGRAPGGMPIATRALQEHKRVDIDLYPQQVTDLNDYLYDRNPASHRFAGLRAFPQTETVPELWLLGSSDGSAKIAAEQGTAYAFAQFFGAAGDEALQHYFAYFRPSVYNSKPKALAAVMVICSDTEEEARLLAKSNELFFLKLLSGQELGYLPSVQSAVDYPYQPVELQMIEQMRSRRFIGTPGQVKEALKRYADRMHLDELMIVSHIHDFDKRVQSYRHVAEAFGI
- a CDS encoding radical SAM/SPASM domain-containing protein, with the translated sequence MKKFKKFYIEITSICNLSCSFCPPTKRQANFIKVDAFTNTLDQIKGHAEYIYFHVKGEPMLHPKIDELLDISHQKGFKVNLTSNGTLLHKAKSKILGKPALRQINFSLHSFDGHEGSVDKEGYVTSVLDFAKEAVATSDILISLRLWNLTQDNTTNLENDRNREILEKIEKAFDLDYKIEEHFVRGKGIKIADRIYLNHEEEFVWPDLKEKEDESKGFCHALRNQAGVLVDGTVIPCCLDGEGVINLGNINKTPFSEIIEGERATKLYDGFSRREVVEELCRKCGYRQRFNN
- a CDS encoding DUF5643 domain-containing protein — its product is MRHLAIVATVIRRLIIVVFAIILIPKAIEYIPQSDKGGPDNIKALAQDGPVTQYEINKSFEIDKDKFTVDTLFVTPKQVVIHYTYRTKEPSGWSFPSSAIKLFESNGEELVMDSSGNDGRPWGSTGLIYYSALKNTSSSLSLKYEWYDRQATLDLPLIDKEGEGK
- a CDS encoding DinB family protein, translated to MSNRPASEEYAPYYERYVNLVGDGDILDVLQGLLETTSTFLSDIPESKGDYRYAPDKWSLKEVIGHINDNERIMSYRLLRIARGDQTPHAGYDQDALIKGANFHALTLTELIEDYIAVRRSTITLARGLKEEAYLRVGIANDTRISVRALAYILAGHELHHLHVIKERYLP
- a CDS encoding fumarylacetoacetate hydrolase family protein — encoded protein: MKLLTFQQNNDYRLGIKTDKGILDVLSASTQLSVTEVPTTIHEAIEQGDAGQAALQKLVDQAESAPEASNSWLEEESLKLGPCVTHPNKIICVGLNYRKHAKETNMAIPEYPILFNKFNNTLSADGDEIELPRVTEKVDYEAELVIVIGKNAKYVTKEAALSHVYGYCNVNDLSARDLQMRTQQWLLGKTCDGFSPLGPYLVTADEVGDPNNLEIKSFVNGEVRQNSNTSDMIFACDEIVSYISQHFTLTPGDIILTGTPEGVVMGYPPEKQVYLQAGDLVTIEIEKLGSLTNRMVAERG